In the Psychromicrobium lacuslunae genome, TGTGATCAAGCTCGACTGGGCCTATGTGCATGAGGAAGCTTGTCGCTGGGAGCACGTGATGAGTGAGCAGGTTGAGGAGCGCCTCTTCGAGCTGCTAGGTAAGCCAGAGGATTCGCCGTACGGTAACCCGATTCCTGGCCTGGAATCCTTTGGTGGACACAAGGCTCGGGAATTCACCGAGGGCGTAGTCAACATGGTTTCAGCGATGGAGCAATACCAGCCGGAGTCCAAGGTGGTCATCGGCAGGCTATCAGAGCGTATTCAGGTGGATCCTGAACTGCTCGGCCAATTCGAGGAGGCTGGCTTAAAGCCGGGGGTAGAGATCTCCCTTGAGCAGGTGGGCGAGTACATTTCGGTGCGGGTACCGGGTGTTGAAGGGGCCTTGGAGCTGCCGCCGGAAGTCGCGGTTCATGTCTTTGTCGCCATCGATTAGCTATATAACGAACTGTTATAAAGCGTCGAGATGACGTATAGTTGCATCTTGTCGTCGTGATCTTGGCGGCGTCCCAGCCAGCACTGAGCCTTGCCTCTGGCTGCGGACCTTTAGCAATACAGGCAAGGACGGGGGAACCAAAACCGGCTGTCCATCTGGACAGTCTTGGGGTGAAGTTCTTGGTCAAGATGGCTCTGCCATCGCGCCCAGGGACCGGATTGCTCTCTAATCCGAATCCGACAGCTAACCTCGCAAGTGTTGAGAGAGGAAGAAAGTCTCCTTGAGCGAATCAGGACTCCCACGTCACGGTCGGCGTAGCGCTGTGCAACCACTCAATGATGCTGTTCGTCAGCGCAGTGCGCTGCCCGACGCCTCGACGGATATTTCGATGGCTACTCCCGTGCCCCTGCCTTTGCGGCCCCGCGACGCTGCGCGGCGCGCTCGGCAACGAGTCGAGGTTGCACGTCCGGAGCTTTTCGCCGCCCTGCCGGCAGCGCCTGCCGAGCGGGGTCGTCGTCGTGCCGCCGCAGTGGCTACCCAACGGAGTTCGCTGACTTCGCTGACTTCACTGACCTCCCCAAAAGTTCTGCAACGCACCGGCATTGGGCTGGCAGCGGCCTCCTTAGCGCTCGCCGTGCTGATTCCTAGCGCTGGCGCCAGTATCGCTCCGGCATCTTCGACCACGCCGATGGCGCAGAGCGGTTCCGGGCCAGTCAGCGCCGACCCCGGCGTCGAACTGAGCTTCAGTCGGCCGAATTCGACTAGCAGCATGGACCCCGACGGCAAGCTGCACCAGGCCTTGAGCGTCTCAGCTGCGAAAGTGGCTCCCGCAGCCGCTAAGGGTAGTCTTTCCGCGCCCTTGACGAAGCTAGTACCAAGTTCTCCGTTCGGATATCGAGTGAACCCGCTGACCGGCGCGATGGGCGAGTTGCATACCGGTCAAGACTTTGCGATTGCTTGCGGCACAGATGTTTATGCTGCTGCTGGCGGCACTGTGACCTTCGCCGGCTGGCATTCAGGCGGAGGCGGCAACCGGGTGGTTGTCGATCATGGCAATGGCCTGTCCACTAGCTATAACCACAACAGCTCATTGTTGGTCAAGGTGGGGCAGAAAGTGGAGCGCGGTGACAAGGTCGCGCTCAGTGGGACGACCGGTGCCTCAACCGGTTGCCACCTGCATTTCGAAGTGATGATTAACGACAAAACTGTTGACCCAATGGGCTGGCTGTAACAAAACTTCTAGTTTCACAGGTTCTGATTTATCTCCGTTTTTTGCGCGGGATGGCTACTAAAACCCCCGGTCAGCGCAAGACTCGACAGTGGAGTAATTACTAAAAGGTCACAGAGTTGCCGTCCAGATCACTTTTCCGTGATCAGAATGTGACATTCTCGCGAACCTGCTGTAGCGTTGTTCCTGCGCCAAGCTTGATAGGAGTCTGGCGCTCTCGGGGTAGCTAGCCTAACTCTGCCATTACTCTGAGGTCCGTTCGCAACATTCGTCTGGCAGAGACGGGGGAACCACATACGGGCTTCTTAGAAGTCCTTGGGGTGAAGCCGCTGAAGTTCGAGAACTTAGGTTCAGAATCTAAAGCGGCCGGGTGACTCCCATCCGAATCCGACAGCTTACCTCGC is a window encoding:
- a CDS encoding metal-dependent transcriptional regulator, whose product is MYLKAILELEEELIVPLRARIAERLHHSGPTVSQTIARMERDGLVVVSGDRHLELTQLGRERATSVMRKHRLAERLLSDVIKLDWAYVHEEACRWEHVMSEQVEERLFELLGKPEDSPYGNPIPGLESFGGHKAREFTEGVVNMVSAMEQYQPESKVVIGRLSERIQVDPELLGQFEEAGLKPGVEISLEQVGEYISVRVPGVEGALELPPEVAVHVFVAID
- a CDS encoding M23 family metallopeptidase; protein product: MSESGLPRHGRRSAVQPLNDAVRQRSALPDASTDISMATPVPLPLRPRDAARRARQRVEVARPELFAALPAAPAERGRRRAAAVATQRSSLTSLTSLTSPKVLQRTGIGLAAASLALAVLIPSAGASIAPASSTTPMAQSGSGPVSADPGVELSFSRPNSTSSMDPDGKLHQALSVSAAKVAPAAAKGSLSAPLTKLVPSSPFGYRVNPLTGAMGELHTGQDFAIACGTDVYAAAGGTVTFAGWHSGGGGNRVVVDHGNGLSTSYNHNSSLLVKVGQKVERGDKVALSGTTGASTGCHLHFEVMINDKTVDPMGWL